Proteins encoded by one window of uncultured Draconibacterium sp.:
- a CDS encoding F420-dependent NADP oxidoreductase, with translation MKKYKFCFIGAGNVATHLSTELQKCGHEVVQVYSRSEESAKQLADRLNTDFTISTKSIIQTADIYIVALKDSVVDQVLSQTEFNDKLLVHCSGSMPMNVLSKYTKNYGVFYPLQTFSKKRDVDFKTIPIFVEANSDNNQLKLEELANEISNSVTVLDSEKRKSLHIAAVFACNFTNHCYAMAAKYLESKELPFDILRPLIAETANKVQHLHPKEAQTGPAIRFDENIINAHLEDLKEMPDLQELYNSISKSIFEYHQEKK, from the coding sequence ATGAAAAAATACAAATTTTGTTTTATAGGTGCAGGAAACGTCGCCACGCATCTTTCAACCGAATTGCAAAAATGTGGGCACGAGGTTGTACAAGTATACAGCAGATCGGAGGAGTCAGCAAAACAGTTGGCTGATCGTTTAAACACCGATTTTACAATTTCCACGAAATCGATCATTCAAACAGCTGATATTTATATAGTAGCATTAAAAGATTCAGTGGTTGATCAGGTATTGAGTCAGACTGAATTTAACGATAAATTGCTGGTACATTGTTCGGGAAGTATGCCAATGAATGTTTTAAGTAAGTACACTAAAAACTACGGCGTTTTTTATCCGCTGCAAACTTTCTCTAAAAAAAGAGACGTTGATTTTAAAACGATTCCCATTTTTGTTGAAGCAAATTCAGACAACAACCAGTTGAAGCTGGAGGAGTTAGCAAATGAAATATCCAATTCGGTGACTGTTCTGGATTCTGAAAAACGAAAGAGCCTACATATTGCCGCCGTGTTTGCGTGTAACTTCACAAATCATTGTTATGCAATGGCTGCCAAATATCTGGAAAGCAAAGAGCTGCCGTTTGATATCCTGAGGCCACTAATCGCCGAAACGGCAAATAAAGTGCAGCATTTGCATCCAAAGGAAGCACAAACCGGTCCGGCTATTCGTTTCGATGAAAATATTATAAATGCACATCTGGAGGATTTAAAGGAAATGCCCGATCTACAGGAATTGTACAATTCAATTTCAAAGAGTATTTTTGAGTATCATCAGGAAAAAAAATAA
- a CDS encoding Maf family nucleotide pyrophosphatase, whose amino-acid sequence MNWIPDHNYILASKSPRRQELLKSLGIKFQVRTKEVDENYPENLSPDKIPGFLAEKKAKAFNSELNNNDLLITADTIVVLNGKVLEKPLDYNHAFRMLSALSGKMHEVITGVCLSSFEKSIVFSSLTNVQFKKLTNSEIDYYITTFKPFDKAGAYGIQEWIGSIGISHIEGSFYNVMGLPLQKLYEEIQKF is encoded by the coding sequence ATGAACTGGATACCAGATCATAACTACATACTTGCTTCAAAATCGCCACGCAGGCAAGAGCTATTAAAATCCCTGGGAATTAAGTTCCAGGTGAGAACCAAAGAAGTGGATGAGAATTACCCGGAAAATCTTTCTCCTGATAAAATCCCTGGTTTCCTGGCTGAAAAAAAAGCAAAAGCTTTTAACAGTGAACTGAACAATAACGACCTGTTGATAACAGCCGATACTATAGTGGTTTTAAACGGGAAAGTACTCGAAAAACCACTCGATTATAATCATGCATTTCGAATGTTATCTGCATTGAGTGGAAAAATGCACGAGGTAATAACGGGTGTTTGTCTGAGCTCCTTTGAAAAATCAATTGTCTTTTCATCATTAACAAACGTTCAGTTTAAGAAACTTACGAACAGTGAAATTGACTATTATATAACTACATTTAAACCATTTGATAAAGCCGGAGCATACGGTATTCAGGAGTGGATCGGTTCAATAGGTATTTCACATATCGAAGGCTCATTTTACAATGTAATGGGGCTGCCTCTTCAAAAATTATACGAGGAAATTCAAAAATTTTAA
- a CDS encoding HAD-IIIA family hydrolase produces the protein MSFFKEELTHVKAFIFDVDGVLSKDVSPLNEDGDPIRTANVKDGFAIRTAIKAGYPIAIITGGYIKRVRLRYEKLGVEYFYDKASDKVACMNDFLDKVNVAPEDVLFMGDDMVDYQVMQLVGLPTCPKDAVNDIKDISKYISHKNGGEGCVRDVIEQALRAQQKWLSPEMLKSRAF, from the coding sequence ATGTCGTTTTTTAAAGAAGAACTTACACACGTAAAAGCTTTCATATTCGATGTTGACGGAGTTTTATCAAAAGATGTTTCTCCGCTTAATGAAGATGGAGATCCGATACGAACAGCCAATGTAAAAGATGGTTTTGCAATTCGAACAGCCATAAAGGCAGGTTATCCTATTGCAATTATCACGGGAGGATATATCAAACGTGTTCGTCTTCGTTACGAAAAATTGGGTGTTGAGTATTTTTACGACAAAGCCAGCGATAAAGTAGCCTGCATGAATGATTTCCTTGACAAAGTTAATGTCGCTCCGGAAGATGTACTTTTTATGGGCGACGATATGGTTGATTACCAGGTTATGCAATTGGTGGGTTTACCAACCTGCCCCAAAGATGCAGTAAATGATATTAAGGACATCTCTAAATACATTTCGCATAAAAATGGTGGTGAAGGCTGTGTGCGTGATGTAATTGAACAGGCCTTGAGAGCGCAACAGAAATGGTTATCACCTGAAATGTTAAAATCCAGAGCCTTTTAA
- a CDS encoding O-antigen ligase family protein, protein MSLNNITTELREKSFFYSLLLFVIVLPSSVAFISIASAILFLQAIVLFPWSNVKQLFKSNKTLFYIPAIFGVYLLGMLYTSNLSLAFYELKKVAFWIVIPMGLVLSPKLSERRFYNVLTAFCLAVTIVSFIAITRFVFKSSFNITDFRDISLVSHIRYSFQVILAIFSYCFLLSIAIKNKKNVVYKTAIILLIIWLVGFLFILKSITGVIAFLGAVGFFAMYYLFSSKRKMSYLLFWVLMVLVISPVIYTKSVWDKFYNIEKLNPDQVEKYTASGNKYTFNFNSSEKENGNWVYSYVCMTELRTEWNKRSEHDFDTRDNNGYYYKSTLIRYLTSKGLKKDSVGVSKLTERDIQAIEQGIANHIYLDNRFSLYPRIYETIWEYDRYKETGNPNGQSLSQRIEFVRASIEIIKANFWIGIGTGNWKTAYANAYEKLGSQLKEENQRSSHNQYLNYMVKFGIIGFIVIICMILIPVFKEGHQKNLLFWLFLVFMGIANLGDANFETHVGLSFFCLFYGLFLWHSPESIKKFTFQQKQQ, encoded by the coding sequence ATGAGTCTGAATAATATTACAACCGAATTACGTGAAAAAAGCTTTTTCTATAGTCTTTTATTATTTGTAATCGTATTACCCTCTTCAGTTGCTTTTATTAGTATAGCTTCTGCAATATTGTTTTTACAGGCAATAGTGCTGTTTCCCTGGAGTAATGTGAAGCAATTGTTTAAATCAAATAAAACGCTATTCTATATTCCGGCAATATTTGGAGTTTACCTGTTGGGAATGTTATATACCAGCAATTTGTCGTTAGCATTTTATGAACTTAAAAAGGTTGCCTTCTGGATTGTAATACCAATGGGGTTGGTATTATCACCAAAGTTATCAGAAAGACGTTTTTATAATGTATTGACAGCTTTTTGCCTGGCAGTAACAATTGTATCATTTATTGCCATAACGCGTTTTGTTTTCAAATCATCATTTAATATTACTGATTTCAGAGACATTTCCTTAGTCTCTCATATCAGGTATTCATTTCAGGTGATTTTAGCCATTTTTAGCTATTGTTTTCTATTAAGTATTGCAATAAAGAATAAGAAAAATGTGGTATATAAAACGGCTATTATATTGTTAATTATATGGCTGGTAGGTTTTCTTTTTATATTAAAATCAATAACAGGAGTGATTGCCTTTTTGGGTGCTGTAGGTTTCTTTGCCATGTACTATCTTTTTTCTTCAAAAAGAAAAATGAGTTACTTGCTCTTTTGGGTATTAATGGTACTGGTAATTTCTCCAGTAATCTATACTAAATCTGTTTGGGATAAATTTTACAATATCGAAAAGCTAAATCCTGATCAGGTGGAAAAATATACGGCCTCAGGAAATAAGTATACTTTCAATTTTAATTCAAGTGAAAAGGAAAACGGTAACTGGGTGTATAGTTATGTTTGCATGACAGAGTTACGTACTGAATGGAATAAAAGAAGTGAGCACGATTTTGACACTCGCGATAATAATGGCTATTATTATAAATCGACATTAATTCGGTACTTAACAAGTAAAGGATTGAAAAAAGATAGTGTAGGGGTAAGTAAATTAACCGAGAGGGATATACAGGCCATTGAACAGGGAATTGCAAATCATATTTATCTTGATAATAGGTTTTCGTTATATCCACGAATATACGAGACAATTTGGGAATACGATCGTTATAAAGAAACCGGAAATCCGAATGGACAGTCGCTATCACAACGTATTGAGTTTGTAAGAGCATCAATCGAAATAATTAAAGCAAATTTTTGGATTGGTATAGGTACAGGAAATTGGAAAACTGCCTATGCAAATGCGTACGAAAAACTCGGATCGCAGTTAAAAGAAGAGAATCAACGATCATCGCACAATCAGTACTTAAATTACATGGTGAAATTTGGAATAATAGGCTTTATAGTTATTATTTGTATGATTTTAATTCCGGTATTTAAGGAAGGGCATCAAAAAAATTTACTATTCTGGTTATTCCTTGTTTTTATGGGAATTGCCAATTTAGGAGATGCCAACTTTGAAACGCACGTGGGGCTTTCATTCTTTTGTCTCTTTTACGGTTTATTTTTATGGCATTCGCCTGAAAGCATTAAAAAGTTCACCTTTCAACAAAAACAACAATGA
- a CDS encoding substrate-binding domain-containing protein: MNYRITILIFIFLAGLFFPGCDTKDEAVEVGFLIHAFDKERWENDRDYFVENVEELGGTVKVKNAENDADKQLAQAKELLANGVDVLVVVPVDQFAAGAIVEAAHAQGVKVISYDRLIKNCKLDFYVSTDNVEVGALQANYLTTIQPTGKYALIGGAMSDNNSQLLYLGQRNVLQPLVERGDIEIVYNEFTEAWEEKEGYEQCKTLLKEHPDVDAIIAGNDELAMGVIRAINEVGVDRDILVAGMDADLRNLREIVAGNQTCTVYKPYEKLAATAADLAMKMARGENGERTYQTVSNGELLVPTVFHTGMIVNKENLQLTVISEGYQREEEVYN; encoded by the coding sequence ATGAATTACAGGATAACAATACTCATCTTTATTTTTCTTGCCGGTTTATTCTTTCCTGGATGTGATACTAAGGACGAAGCTGTTGAAGTTGGATTTCTAATTCATGCATTCGATAAAGAACGGTGGGAAAACGACCGGGACTATTTCGTAGAGAATGTTGAGGAGCTCGGAGGAACCGTAAAAGTTAAGAATGCCGAAAACGATGCCGATAAACAATTGGCTCAGGCAAAAGAACTGCTCGCCAACGGTGTTGACGTATTAGTAGTAGTACCTGTTGATCAGTTTGCAGCTGGTGCTATTGTTGAAGCTGCGCATGCTCAAGGGGTAAAAGTAATATCTTACGACCGCTTAATTAAGAACTGTAAGCTCGATTTTTACGTGTCGACCGACAATGTGGAGGTAGGTGCGCTGCAGGCAAATTATTTAACAACCATACAACCTACAGGGAAATATGCGCTAATAGGAGGAGCAATGAGTGACAATAACAGTCAGCTGCTTTATCTTGGTCAGCGAAATGTGTTGCAACCTTTGGTTGAAAGAGGTGATATTGAAATTGTTTATAATGAGTTTACAGAGGCTTGGGAAGAAAAAGAAGGCTATGAACAATGCAAAACATTGTTAAAAGAACATCCTGATGTTGATGCGATTATAGCAGGTAACGATGAGCTGGCGATGGGTGTTATAAGAGCCATTAACGAAGTTGGGGTGGATAGAGATATTTTGGTTGCCGGTATGGATGCCGATTTACGAAATCTGCGTGAAATTGTTGCCGGTAATCAAACCTGCACCGTATATAAACCGTACGAAAAACTGGCTGCCACCGCTGCCGACCTGGCGATGAAAATGGCACGTGGTGAAAATGGAGAAAGAACATATCAAACAGTGAGTAACGGGGAACTTTTGGTACCTACTGTTTTCCATACGGGAATGATTGTTAACAAAGAAAACCTCCAGTTAACAGTTATATCAGAAGGTTATCAACGAGAGGAAGAGGTCTATAATTAG
- the miaB gene encoding tRNA (N6-isopentenyl adenosine(37)-C2)-methylthiotransferase MiaB produces the protein MKYHVVTLGCQMNMSDSERVISVLDEAGYEWTDNEEEAGVIGILACSVRQKAIDKVYSRIHKWNKWKNNKNLVTFISGCILPDDHEKFLKLFDITFQMKDLPELPKMISSYGITTPIHLNVGIDPHNENIEDFWNVQPHYQSNFEAFIPIQNGCDKFCTYCAVPYTRGREVSRPSKDIIAEVALLVAQGYKSITLLGQNVNSYGLDKKGEELTFPQLLREIGELGNRLKKEFWLYFTSPHPRDMTDEVIEVIAEYPVLGKQIHLPMQSGDDKVLMRMNRKHNMEKYRHIVETIRRIIPQATLFTDVIVGFTGETEEQFENTRKAFDEFKFNMSYTAIYSPRPGATSHRWVDDVPLEEKKRRLHQLTEDLRKHNLPYNQSLIGQTVRVLVRGEDRKEGFLTSYTEGKLTIRFACTDKSMIGQFADIKITSASDFSLEGELVEVAASC, from the coding sequence ATGAAATATCATGTAGTAACCTTAGGGTGTCAGATGAACATGTCGGATAGCGAGCGGGTGATCTCGGTACTTGATGAAGCCGGATACGAGTGGACCGACAACGAGGAGGAGGCAGGAGTGATTGGTATTTTGGCGTGCTCGGTACGTCAGAAAGCCATTGATAAAGTGTATTCACGCATTCATAAATGGAATAAGTGGAAGAACAACAAAAACCTGGTTACTTTTATTTCGGGGTGTATTTTACCCGACGATCATGAAAAGTTCCTGAAACTTTTTGATATTACTTTCCAGATGAAAGATTTGCCCGAGCTGCCAAAAATGATCAGCAGTTATGGTATTACAACACCAATACATCTGAATGTGGGCATCGATCCACATAACGAAAATATCGAGGATTTCTGGAATGTACAACCACATTACCAGTCGAATTTCGAGGCATTTATCCCAATCCAGAACGGTTGCGATAAATTCTGTACCTACTGTGCAGTGCCTTATACACGTGGTCGTGAGGTTTCGCGCCCGTCAAAAGATATTATTGCCGAAGTGGCATTGTTGGTAGCACAGGGTTATAAGTCAATTACATTACTGGGGCAAAACGTAAATTCATACGGCCTGGATAAAAAAGGAGAGGAGCTCACTTTCCCGCAATTGTTGCGCGAGATTGGAGAATTAGGGAATCGGTTGAAAAAGGAATTCTGGCTGTACTTTACTTCGCCACATCCGCGCGATATGACCGATGAAGTAATCGAGGTGATTGCCGAATACCCGGTTTTAGGAAAACAAATTCACCTGCCTATGCAAAGCGGTGACGATAAAGTGTTGATGCGTATGAACCGCAAACACAACATGGAGAAGTATCGCCATATTGTGGAAACTATCCGCAGGATTATTCCGCAGGCAACTTTGTTTACCGATGTGATTGTTGGATTTACTGGCGAAACAGAAGAGCAGTTTGAAAATACACGCAAGGCATTCGATGAGTTTAAATTCAATATGTCGTACACAGCCATTTATTCGCCACGTCCCGGGGCTACAAGTCACCGCTGGGTGGATGATGTGCCGTTGGAAGAGAAAAAAAGACGTCTGCATCAGCTTACCGAAGATTTGCGTAAACATAATTTGCCGTATAATCAAAGCCTGATCGGGCAAACGGTTCGTGTTTTGGTGCGAGGAGAAGACCGCAAAGAAGGCTTCCTGACATCGTATACCGAAGGAAAATTGACCATCCGCTTTGCATGCACCGATAAATCGATGATCGGACAGTTTGCCGATATTAAAATCACTTCTGCATCCGA
- a CDS encoding FAD-binding oxidoreductase: MKKHKVTQVRHLTDSTFVIRFERNGMDFQTGQFVLLGTKGAVDRREYSIYSGEYDDYLEVLVREVEDGKVSSKLKKLKAGDLIDVDGPFGFFKFDPHSFEVQNFLFVATGTGISPFHGFVKTHPQLNYKMVHGVRKAEEDYDHTDFAEERITLCVSGEKGGDFNGRVTEFLKTETIDENTNCFLCGNSEMIYEVFDILSEKGVPTSNIYTEVYF; the protein is encoded by the coding sequence TTGAAGAAGCATAAAGTTACACAAGTCAGGCATTTAACCGATTCAACATTTGTAATTCGGTTCGAGCGAAATGGAATGGACTTCCAAACCGGGCAATTTGTTTTGCTTGGAACAAAAGGAGCGGTAGATCGGCGTGAATACTCCATTTACAGTGGAGAGTACGACGATTACCTGGAAGTACTAGTGCGTGAGGTGGAAGATGGGAAAGTATCGTCGAAACTAAAGAAACTAAAAGCCGGTGATCTTATTGATGTAGATGGCCCGTTTGGGTTTTTTAAATTCGATCCTCATAGTTTTGAGGTGCAGAACTTTTTATTCGTGGCCACCGGTACAGGCATCAGCCCGTTTCATGGTTTTGTAAAAACACACCCGCAACTTAATTACAAAATGGTACACGGAGTGCGCAAAGCAGAAGAAGACTATGATCATACTGATTTTGCAGAAGAAAGGATAACTTTGTGCGTTTCTGGCGAAAAAGGAGGCGATTTCAACGGACGGGTAACCGAATTTTTAAAGACCGAGACAATAGATGAAAATACAAACTGTTTTCTTTGCGGAAACAGTGAAATGATTTACGAAGTGTTCGATATTTTATCGGAAAAAGGAGTTCCAACATCGAACATTTATACCGAAGTATACTTTTAA